One genomic window of Candidatus Trichorickettsia mobilis includes the following:
- the hemB gene encoding porphobilinogen synthase produces the protein MYPTVRLRRNRKVEWLRELVAETTISPANLILPIFVTEGKNQQQEIKTMPGVYRYSIDQVIVTAQKAAKAGIKAIAIFPCIEQELKSDDADEAYNLDNLLCRTIRSLKNAGINIGVICDIALDPYTTHGHDGIVGDDGDVDNDKTVEALCNQALVLAKAGADIVAPSDMMDGRIAAIREGLDDEGFINVNILAYAAKYASSFYSPFRDAVGSSKGLYLSKATYQMDIRNVKEAMREIEQDLMEGADMVMIKPGMPFLDVIHAAATNFESSIFAYQVSGEYAMLKFGALAGAISWQESMMESLIAFRRAGASAIISYAALEFAEILGQR, from the coding sequence ATGTATCCAACAGTACGATTAAGGCGTAATAGAAAGGTCGAATGGTTACGAGAATTAGTGGCAGAGACCACCATTTCTCCAGCTAATTTGATATTACCAATATTTGTAACCGAAGGTAAAAATCAACAGCAGGAAATAAAAACTATGCCTGGTGTTTATCGATACTCAATAGACCAGGTAATAGTAACTGCGCAAAAAGCAGCAAAAGCTGGGATTAAGGCAATTGCAATATTCCCCTGTATTGAGCAGGAATTAAAGAGCGATGATGCAGATGAAGCCTATAACTTGGATAACTTGCTCTGTAGAACTATCAGGAGCTTAAAGAATGCTGGAATTAATATAGGAGTAATATGTGACATCGCACTGGATCCATACACTACTCATGGTCACGATGGTATTGTAGGTGATGATGGTGATGTTGATAATGATAAAACAGTCGAAGCTCTATGTAATCAAGCTTTGGTATTAGCAAAAGCAGGAGCTGATATCGTAGCCCCATCAGATATGATGGATGGTAGAATAGCAGCGATACGTGAGGGATTGGATGATGAAGGATTTATCAATGTAAATATTCTAGCGTATGCCGCTAAATATGCTTCCAGTTTTTATTCTCCTTTTCGTGATGCAGTGGGTAGTAGTAAAGGGTTGTATTTAAGTAAAGCTACTTATCAAATGGATATACGTAATGTTAAAGAAGCGATGCGTGAAATCGAGCAAGATTTGATGGAAGGTGCTGATATGGTGATGATCAAGCCTGGAATGCCGTTTCTGGATGTAATTCACGCAGCAGCAACTAATTTTGAGTCAAGTATTTTTGCTTATCAAGTTAGTGGTGAATATGCGATGCTAAAATTTGGTGCTTTAGCTGGAGCAATTAGCTGGCAGGAAAGTATGATGGAGTCTCTCATTGCGTTTAGGCGAGCTGGGGCTTCGGCTATTATTAGCTATGCAGCTTTAGAGTTTGCTGAAATTTTAGGTCAAAGGTAA
- a CDS encoding gamma-glutamyl-gamma-aminobutyrate hydrolase family protein → MRKKPVIGIVLDLAEDSEKYRYSSFPWYVLRQNYIESITKAGGIAIMIPYQIEAIEEVLDLVDGLIIPGSDEDIHPKFYHQEINSKYVEVRNDDQKTDFELAILQKTIERDLPFLGICHGMQLLNIFLGGDLIQHIPDYISSTINHKQPDTKHTPAHNINIVEGSILSKLIENRPPHKLASVTQVLEAYGAENSSVHIVREDSSTGATTQLSTGVEFVRRSNKEVMVNSNHHQALGKIGDGLIITATAADNIVEAIESTKHKFVLGIQWHPEYLNENDIDFAIFKGLVEAAF, encoded by the coding sequence ATGAGAAAAAAACCAGTAATCGGCATTGTTTTAGATTTGGCTGAAGATTCTGAAAAATACAGATATTCATCATTTCCGTGGTATGTATTAAGGCAGAATTATATAGAAAGTATCACTAAGGCTGGTGGAATAGCAATAATGATACCTTATCAAATTGAGGCAATAGAAGAGGTTCTTGATCTGGTAGATGGATTAATTATTCCAGGAAGTGATGAAGATATTCATCCTAAATTTTACCACCAAGAGATTAATTCTAAATATGTTGAGGTAAGAAATGATGATCAGAAAACAGATTTCGAACTAGCAATTTTGCAAAAGACTATAGAACGAGATTTGCCATTTCTAGGAATATGTCATGGGATGCAGTTATTAAATATATTTTTGGGTGGCGATCTGATCCAACATATACCTGATTACATAAGTTCTACGATTAACCATAAACAACCAGATACTAAACATACACCAGCCCATAATATTAATATAGTTGAAGGTAGTATATTATCGAAGTTAATAGAAAATAGACCTCCTCACAAACTCGCTTCTGTGACACAAGTGCTAGAAGCATACGGAGCGGAGAACAGCAGCGTACATATAGTACGTGAGGATTCGAGCACCGGAGCGACGACGCAATTGTCCACAGGAGTAGAGTTTGTGAGGAGGTCTAATAAAGAGGTGATGGTAAACTCAAATCATCATCAGGCTCTTGGTAAGATAGGCGATGGTTTGATTATAACAGCAACCGCAGCAGATAATATTGTTGAAGCAATAGAGTCGACAAAGCATAAATTTGTATTAGGAATACAGTGGCATCCTGAATATTTAAATGAAAATGATATAGATTTTGCTATATTTAAAGGACTAGTAGAGGCTGCCTTTTAG
- the secA gene encoding preprotein translocase subunit SecA, whose amino-acid sequence MFSILKKFIGTANDRIIKKLRPEVIKINQLEPQIQVLSDQELKDKTAEFKHRLTQGNTLDSLIYEAFAVVREAARRVHGTRHFDVQLIGGLILHQNMVAEMRTGEGKTLVSTLPAYLNALTGKGVHIVTVNDYLAKRDSEWMGKIYEFLGISVGCIISNMSDADRRHAYLQDITYATNNELGFDFLRDNMKYSEETRVLRACNFAIIDEVDSILIDEARTPLIISGPVDDNSTLYNEINTLVRQLTSADYEKDEKLRTVNLTESGINQLESAMIVQNLITNGSSSLYDFENLSLVHYVNQALKAHTLFNANVDYIVQEGKVMIIDEMTGRIMEGRRYSEGLHQALEAKEGVKVQNENQTLASITFQNYFRMYPKLSGMTGTAMTEAAELKDIYNLEVVAVPTHHPVQRIDYDDEIYGSKQDKYEAILKLIKDCYEREQPVLVGTVSIEKSEELSAILKKHKIKHNILNAKFHEQEAYIIAQAGRLKAVTIATNMAGRGTDIRLGGNEDMLVDQLDAQSLAAEEYKATVDKIKQQIMEDKRQVIAAGGLFVIGTERHESRRIDNQLRGRSGRQGDPGSTKFFLSLEDDLMRIFASDRISGILRTLGLKGGEAIHHPMISRSLEKAQQKVEAHNFEIRKNLLRFDDVMSDQRKIVYEQRNEIILANDASYFLDNMMEQAIESIVLSFIKPKSYREDWDLHALAGELLRIFSIKFDIATIQNESVTEVEIIKKITEMVNDLYELKRSNYGVDIMRDAVKYILLTTLDQVWKDHLHNLDYLRQGISLRAYAQKDPLNEYKREAFTLFENMLVCLRELFVQRVSYLHIDAQHLDRNALSLAHKRLQQMRETREDPAFSKYNSGASIETSLQPIKAYVDPQDRVQDDPTSWGKIARNELCPCGSAKKYKHCHGTR is encoded by the coding sequence ATGTTTTCAATACTAAAAAAATTCATCGGCACCGCTAATGACCGGATAATTAAAAAATTACGTCCAGAAGTTATTAAAATTAATCAATTAGAGCCTCAAATACAAGTATTATCAGATCAAGAACTAAAAGATAAAACTGCTGAATTCAAACATAGGCTTACGCAAGGCAATACTTTAGACAGCTTGATTTATGAAGCATTTGCAGTAGTAAGAGAGGCAGCAAGGCGAGTGCACGGGACAAGACACTTCGATGTACAGTTAATTGGTGGGTTAATATTGCATCAAAATATGGTGGCAGAAATGCGTACTGGTGAAGGAAAGACTCTGGTATCAACATTGCCGGCATATTTAAATGCTTTGACTGGTAAGGGAGTGCATATTGTAACGGTAAATGATTATCTGGCAAAACGTGATTCTGAATGGATGGGTAAGATTTATGAATTTCTTGGTATATCTGTGGGGTGTATTATTAGCAATATGAGTGATGCAGACCGGCGTCATGCTTATTTACAGGATATCACCTATGCTACCAACAATGAGCTGGGGTTTGATTTTTTACGAGATAATATGAAATATAGTGAGGAAACTAGAGTTCTGCGTGCCTGTAATTTTGCGATTATTGATGAAGTAGATTCAATTCTGATTGATGAAGCGCGGACACCATTAATTATTTCAGGGCCTGTAGATGATAATTCCACACTTTACAATGAAATTAATACGTTGGTGCGACAGTTAACGTCTGCTGATTATGAAAAAGATGAAAAACTGCGAACAGTGAATTTAACTGAGAGCGGCATTAATCAGTTGGAATCAGCAATGATTGTACAAAATTTGATTACTAATGGTAGTAGTAGCCTATATGACTTTGAGAATCTAAGTTTGGTTCATTATGTTAATCAGGCACTTAAAGCTCATACGTTATTTAATGCCAATGTCGACTATATCGTGCAAGAAGGCAAAGTAATGATTATTGATGAAATGACTGGTCGGATAATGGAAGGGAGGAGATATTCGGAAGGCCTGCATCAGGCGCTTGAAGCCAAAGAAGGAGTTAAGGTTCAAAATGAAAACCAAACATTAGCTTCCATAACCTTTCAGAATTATTTTAGAATGTATCCTAAACTGTCAGGAATGACCGGTACGGCAATGACCGAGGCGGCAGAATTGAAAGATATATATAATCTTGAGGTAGTGGCAGTACCTACTCATCATCCGGTACAGAGGATTGATTATGATGATGAGATTTATGGTAGCAAGCAAGATAAGTATGAAGCAATTTTAAAATTGATTAAAGATTGTTATGAACGTGAGCAACCGGTTCTTGTTGGTACTGTCAGTATTGAAAAATCAGAAGAATTATCGGCAATACTCAAGAAGCATAAAATTAAACATAACATATTAAATGCAAAATTTCATGAACAGGAAGCTTATATTATTGCGCAAGCAGGAAGGCTGAAAGCAGTAACCATTGCTACTAACATGGCCGGACGCGGTACTGATATTAGGCTTGGTGGTAATGAGGATATGCTAGTAGATCAACTAGATGCACAGAGTTTAGCAGCAGAAGAATATAAAGCGACGGTAGATAAAATTAAGCAACAAATAATGGAAGATAAACGACAAGTAATTGCAGCTGGAGGTTTGTTTGTTATTGGTACTGAGAGACATGAAAGCCGTAGAATCGATAATCAGTTAAGAGGTAGATCCGGTAGACAGGGAGATCCAGGAAGCACTAAATTTTTCTTATCACTAGAAGATGATCTAATGCGTATTTTTGCTTCAGATCGTATTTCTGGAATCCTCCGTACATTGGGCTTAAAGGGAGGAGAAGCTATCCATCATCCAATGATTAGTCGTTCACTGGAAAAAGCACAGCAAAAAGTAGAAGCGCATAATTTTGAGATTCGTAAAAATCTTTTGCGTTTTGATGATGTGATGAGTGATCAACGAAAAATAGTTTATGAACAGAGAAATGAAATTATTCTAGCCAATGATGCTAGCTATTTCTTGGATAACATGATGGAGCAGGCAATAGAAAGTATAGTCTTATCATTTATTAAACCAAAATCATATCGAGAAGATTGGGATTTGCACGCTTTAGCTGGTGAGTTATTACGTATATTTTCTATAAAATTTGATATTGCAACTATTCAAAATGAGAGTGTCACTGAAGTCGAAATTATCAAAAAAATTACCGAGATGGTTAATGATCTTTATGAGCTGAAACGTAGTAATTATGGTGTCGATATTATGCGGGATGCGGTCAAGTATATTTTACTTACCACTCTTGATCAGGTTTGGAAGGATCATTTACATAATCTTGATTATTTAAGACAAGGAATTTCGCTCAGAGCGTACGCCCAGAAAGATCCTCTAAATGAATATAAGAGAGAGGCTTTTACGCTGTTTGAAAATATGCTAGTATGTTTAAGAGAGCTTTTTGTCCAGAGAGTAAGCTATTTACATATAGATGCACAACATCTAGATCGTAATGCGCTGTCACTAGCGCATAAGCGGCTACAGCAAATGCGTGAAACCAGAGAGGATCCAGCATTTTCTAAGTATAATTCTGGGGCTAGTATAGAAACGTCGTTGCAACCGATTAAAGCTTACGTTGATCCTCAGGATAGAGTGCAAGATGATCCCACCAGCTGGGGTAAGATCGCGCGAAATGAGCTGTGTCCTTGTGGGTCGGCAAAGAAATACAAGCACTGCCATGGTACTCGTTAA
- a CDS encoding peptidylprolyl isomerase, producing the protein MKKLAIILLSASLTYNTAFADDAVVATYKGGEVRESQIMQQFKPALDMQPGNKDKKFSEFDPNLQEALVRGYINVQLLNQEAKNLGIETAKEFQEKLNNVKTQLLQQELIERHVKSAVTDAMIDAEFKKLVDSLKGQEEIKVSHILVDSEEKAKEIKKKLSKGAKFSALVKEFSSDEGSKVNNGELGYITKGQLVPEFETKAFSMKVKEISDPVKTQFGWHIIQVLDKRAAQAPTAETEKPNITSRLSREAVEKYFADLASKADIKLNLPKSEAKPAADKAAPVPAAAEPTK; encoded by the coding sequence ATGAAAAAATTAGCCATAATTCTCTTATCAGCTAGCTTAACATACAACACAGCTTTTGCAGATGATGCTGTTGTTGCTACTTATAAGGGTGGAGAAGTACGTGAATCCCAAATAATGCAACAATTTAAGCCAGCATTAGATATGCAACCTGGAAATAAGGATAAAAAATTCTCAGAATTTGATCCAAATTTACAGGAAGCACTAGTTCGTGGCTATATCAATGTCCAGCTTCTTAATCAGGAAGCCAAAAATCTTGGCATTGAAACTGCAAAAGAATTTCAGGAAAAATTAAATAATGTTAAAACTCAGCTACTGCAACAAGAACTTATTGAGCGTCATGTAAAATCCGCAGTTACTGATGCAATGATTGATGCTGAATTTAAAAAACTAGTTGATAGTTTAAAAGGTCAGGAAGAAATAAAAGTTAGCCATATCTTAGTTGATAGCGAAGAAAAAGCTAAAGAAATCAAAAAGAAATTAAGTAAAGGCGCTAAATTTTCAGCATTAGTCAAAGAGTTTTCAAGTGACGAAGGCTCAAAAGTAAATAACGGTGAACTTGGCTATATTACCAAAGGACAATTAGTTCCTGAGTTTGAGACCAAAGCTTTTTCAATGAAAGTTAAAGAAATTTCTGATCCAGTAAAAACTCAATTTGGTTGGCATATCATTCAAGTGCTTGATAAAAGAGCTGCGCAAGCGCCTACAGCAGAGACTGAAAAACCTAATATCACCTCTAGACTTAGTAGAGAAGCTGTAGAAAAATACTTTGCAGATTTAGCAAGTAAAGCTGATATCAAGTTAAATTTACCAAAATCAGAAGCTAAGCCGGCTGCAGATAAGGCGGCACCAGTTCCAGCTGCTGCTGAGCCTACAAAGTAA
- the lpxK gene encoding tetraacyldisaccharide 4'-kinase yields the protein MFKLNYPKFWYNKNIVACLLWLPSKLYFILGVIRRYFAKPITFPATVICVGNASIGGTGKTQIVIWLIKLLKAKNINTIVITKAYKSSVKTALLVQKHHTAYDVGDESLLISKYVTVIAAAKIQDALVLVESLNPEVIIVDDGLQNPNFTKDFTILSVDGYRGFGNGWLIPAGSLRQYPSAAFDIADVVVILEDTGNIALQQTMLSCSKPIFNATSIVNIDLDKTKTYFAFCAIGNPDRFFNTLQANGLRLAGFKTFPDHHHYSDDDCKYLQNQACNLHATLITTSKDHVKIYNKLLAENLEIKLSINNQELLQDLIYEKIFKKDKTYN from the coding sequence GTGTTCAAACTCAATTATCCTAAATTCTGGTATAACAAAAATATTGTAGCTTGCTTATTATGGTTACCAAGTAAACTCTATTTTATCCTTGGAGTAATTAGGCGTTATTTTGCAAAGCCGATAACATTTCCAGCAACAGTGATTTGTGTTGGTAATGCTAGCATTGGCGGCACTGGTAAGACTCAAATAGTAATTTGGTTAATTAAATTGCTAAAAGCAAAAAATATTAATACCATAGTAATTACAAAAGCTTATAAAAGCTCAGTAAAAACCGCGCTTTTAGTTCAAAAACACCACACTGCCTATGATGTAGGCGATGAATCGTTACTAATTTCAAAATATGTTACAGTTATTGCAGCAGCAAAAATCCAAGACGCTTTAGTTCTTGTTGAATCCTTAAATCCTGAAGTGATAATAGTTGATGATGGTCTGCAGAATCCAAATTTCACTAAGGATTTCACTATTTTATCAGTTGATGGTTATCGAGGGTTTGGTAATGGTTGGCTTATACCAGCAGGTTCGCTACGTCAATACCCGTCTGCAGCTTTTGATATCGCTGATGTGGTCGTTATATTGGAAGATACTGGTAATATTGCATTACAACAAACGATGCTCTCCTGTAGTAAACCAATATTTAATGCTACTAGTATTGTTAACATTGATTTAGATAAAACTAAAACTTATTTTGCTTTCTGTGCTATAGGCAATCCTGATCGTTTTTTCAACACGCTTCAAGCAAACGGACTAAGGCTTGCAGGATTCAAGACATTCCCAGATCATCATCATTACTCCGATGATGATTGTAAATATTTACAAAATCAAGCCTGTAACTTACATGCTACCTTAATTACCACTAGTAAAGATCATGTTAAAATCTACAATAAATTATTAGCTGAGAATCTTGAAATTAAATTATCTATTAACAATCAAGAACTATTACAAGATTTAATATATGAAAAAATTTTTAAGAAAGATAAAACATATAATTGA